The following DNA comes from candidate division KSB1 bacterium.
TAGGTTTAAGTCTCAATCATTTATTTCCCACCCTGATGCACAATGCCACCAAATTTACCACGGTTCAAATTCTGCTGTCAGTGGTGTTAGCATCATTTGCTGGTATCAATCGGCTGAAACGGTTTGCGGCTTTTACTCATGACGCCCTGGTCAAGGTGCTGTTGGATTTAGAGACAGGATTGAACAAAGATGTGATTAGCACCCGCCTCAAAGCGTTAGGTCAAGCTGGCGCCATTTTGCTTCAGGAACATTTGTTTAAGTTAACAACCCGCTGGTTGACCAAGAGCCAATTGGAAAGCATTACCCTGGATGCTGATTCCACTGTTAAAACGGTGTATGGTAATCAACAAGGCGCTGAAAAGGGCTATAACCATAAAAAGCCGGGAGCTAACAGTTATCATCCGATGTTAGCCTTTGTCAGTCAACTGAAGCTGGTCGTTAATAGTTGGTTTCGTTGTGGTTCGGCTTACACCTCCAATGGCATTTGTGAATTTATTAATCAGACCCAAGCCCTGCTACCGTCGAATATCAAGCAGGTATTTTTCCGCGCCGACAGCCGATTTTTTAATGGTGCCTTATTTGATTTATTAGAAAGTTTTCATTGGACGTATTTAATCAAAGTTAAGTTGAAAAATTTACAATCGTTGTTAGCAAGTCAAAACTGGTATCCTTTACCAGGCCATCCTGATCTGGCCATTTGTGAATTCCAATATCAAGGGAAATCTTGGACCAAGAAGCGAACCTTAAAAGCCATTCGCATCATCACCGAGTGGGTACCAGCCGATTTCATGGGCATCAGGCAATGGATTCCCAAATATGAATATGCCTGTCATTGCAGCAACTTAACAGTTGACGTACTTGAGTTGCATGAATTATATAAACACCGTTCCACCAGTGAAACCTGGATCGAGCAGGTTAAAAATCAACTGTTAGCTGGGGGGACTTTAACCGATGATTTTCATGCCAACGACATCTTATGGCAGTTGAATGTATTGGCGTACAATTTATCGGTCATGATGCGCTATAAAGTGAAACAACTTTGGCGACAAGAGCATGCCACCTTTCGAGATTGGTTCATCAATCTGCCTGCCAAATTGGTGCATGGTGGTCGTCAAATCAGCTTGAAAATTTATCAGAATTATTACTATAAAAATAGATGGATTGAATTGGATCGAATGTTACAGTTGTCCTAATAGCTAAAAAAAATAAAATAAGTTGACCCTCAGGAATTTAATCCTAATAAGAGGTGTACGCATCAGCGTCAAAATTTAAGCTATTTCTAGCATAAAAATCAGAAAAATCTAATAAATTCGCCTTAAAATTTAGCAATCAGAACTTGAATTCAAGAACCAATAGCCAAAATCAAGTTTTTTTTTATTGGTCTAAATTTTCATTTTAGAAATCTAGGTTGAATTTAGCAATTTCTCGAAGGCAAAAAAGCTGCTCGCTGGTGTATTTTCGATCAAGAGCCTTCCATAGGCAACCATGATCGAATATGCAACAAGGCTTTTACGACTTATCAAATTTTATGATTTCGGATAAACATCAAAGCCCATCACTTGAAAATGCTCGTCCATTGAACATACTTTTTGAATAGCATACTCTCGCATCAAAACAAAAGACGTACAATCTGTAAAGCTAAAGTGATGATCCTGATATTTTTTCATCAACGCCCATGCTGCAAGATCAATTTCCTGCGTAACACGAATAATACTACAAATTTCTTCATTCCAGAGTGAATCAATAAATGGACTAAATTTCTCGAAGGGAATCTTTCGAAATCTAAAGAGAGTT
Coding sequences within:
- a CDS encoding IS1380 family transposase — translated: MNNQSHKKSQFQSKEVKHSFTGNQLTPSAVLSPIMKYINKLKLGLSLNHLFPTLMHNATKFTTVQILLSVVLASFAGINRLKRFAAFTHDALVKVLLDLETGLNKDVISTRLKALGQAGAILLQEHLFKLTTRWLTKSQLESITLDADSTVKTVYGNQQGAEKGYNHKKPGANSYHPMLAFVSQLKLVVNSWFRCGSAYTSNGICEFINQTQALLPSNIKQVFFRADSRFFNGALFDLLESFHWTYLIKVKLKNLQSLLASQNWYPLPGHPDLAICEFQYQGKSWTKKRTLKAIRIITEWVPADFMGIRQWIPKYEYACHCSNLTVDVLELHELYKHRSTSETWIEQVKNQLLAGGTLTDDFHANDILWQLNVLAYNLSVMMRYKVKQLWRQEHATFRDWFINLPAKLVHGGRQISLKIYQNYYYKNRWIELDRMLQLS
- a CDS encoding PIN domain-containing protein, whose product is MSANNFFIDTGALYAFVDRSDAEHKKVVNILKSQDERFVTSNYVVDELITLFRFRKIPFEKFSPFIDSLWNEEICSIIRVTQEIDLAAWALMKKYQDHHFSFTDCTSFVLMREYAIQKVCSMDEHFQVMGFDVYPKS